The genomic stretch CATCATGCTTTCATACATCGGCCAGATTTCGATTTCGGAATATTTGCAGCCCAAAATATCAATCATCGCGCGTGAGTCGGTGACCGAAATATCGGCGGTGTAGCGCGATGGCATCATGACCGCGTGGCAACGCTCGGCACCGAGCGCATCAACGGCAATCGCCAGCGTCAGCGCCGAATCAATTCCGCCCGACAAGCCCAGTAAAATGCCGGGGAAACGGTTTTTGCCGATATAGTCTTTCACGCCTTGCACTAGCGCGCCGTAAATGCTTTCTTCTATCGAGGTATCGGCTTCAACCTTAGAAGGTAAAAGATCGCCAGCGCTATACTCACAGTAGGTAATTAGATTTTGATACGCAGGTGCTTGCAGCACCAACTCACCCGATTTATTGAGCGCAAACGAGTGACCATCAAACACCAATTCATCTTGCCCGCCCACCAGATTGCAATACACAATTGGGAAGCCGTTTTCTTCGACGCGTTGGCGCGCCACTTCGCGGCGGGTTTCTTGCTTAGCTTGATGGAACGGCGAGGCGTTCAGCACCAATAGTAGCTCAGCGCCTTCGTCACGCGCGGCGGCAGCAGGTTCGGTATCCCAAATGTCTTCGCAAATCGCGATGCCGACTTGCACGCCATCTTGCTCAAAGACCAAGGGCGAAAAGCCGGGGGTAAAGTAGCGAACTTCGTCGAAAACCGCGTTATTCGGCAACAACAATTTATCGTAGCGGCCAAGCAGATTGCCATCGCGAATCACGCTGGCCGAATTGAATACTTCATCGCCCGCCACACCGCTCGGGTGGCCGATCACCAAAGTGATGCCGTCAACTTCGTCGATAAAACGGCCGATCGCTTGCTTGCACTGCTTGAGAAATGCCGGGCGCAGTAGCAAGTCTTCGGGCGGATAACCAGTGAGCGCGAGTTCAGGCGTCAGCAAAATATCAGCGCCAGCCGCTTGTGCTTCGCGTGCGGCGGCCAAAATCAGCTCGGTATTACCAGCAAGGTCACCAACAATGGGGTTGATCTGGGCAAGGGCGATTTTCATGGCAACAGCTTCACGCAAAGTAAAACCGCTATTTTACTCCAGATTGCGCTTGGCGACTGCTATGTGCATTGAGCCTTTGCGGCAACAAGTGGCTGGACAACTAGTTCAAAAGGCGGCGCTTTTGTCTGTGGGCCGCATCACCTTTTTGATGTATGGCGCACTCGTAAAGATGTAAGCAAGGTACAATTCGAAGCGATTGATTCCACACCTTTTTTTCGAAGTATGAGCCAAGCCAAAATCGCGCATTATCAGTTGCAGTCCCGCCTCGGTAAAGGCGCGATGGGCGTGGTTTTTCGCGCGCGCGACGAGCGGCTTGAGCGCGATGTGGCAATTAAATTATTGCAGGTGAATCTCGAAAGCGATGAAGCGGCCGATTACGCTGCGCGTTTACTGCAAGAGGCGCGCTCTGCCGCGCGCTTAAATCACCCGGGCATTATTACGGTTTACGATTGTGGTGAGTGGCGTAGTAAATCGTATTTGGCGATGGAGTTGGTGCACGGCATTACGCTGAAAGACTTGCTCGAAAAGCGTGGGCAATTGTCGATCCGCCAAGTCGTTAGTATTGCGCGGCAAATGTTCGCCGCCTTGGGGCATGCGCATCGGCATAAAGTCATTCATCGCGACATCAAACCCGGCAATTTGATGTTGACCAAAGAAGGGCGCTTGAAGATTACCGATTTTGGCATCGCCCAACTTCCCGCCAGTGATTTAACGCGGACGGGTACGATTTTGGGCTCGCCACGGTATATGTCGCCCGAGCAATTGGCGGGCAAAAAGTTGGATGGTCGTGCCGATTTGTATTCGGCTGGCGTCGTGCTGTATCAATGCCTGACGGGCAAAGCGCCTTTTGACGGCGAAACGACGATGAACATCGTTTATCAAGTGCTACACACCACGCCGCCCGCGCCGCATGAGCTACGCCCAGAAGTGCCGCGCGTGCTTTCTGACCTCGTTATGCGTTGTATTGATAAGCACGCGGACCAGCGTTTTAGTAGTTTGGATGCCGCCTTGGCGGCTTTGCTTGGCGGAGATGTTTCCCCACAACGAGCAGAGTTGGCACCCGAAGACCCGACCGAGGCATTTCATACCAGCGATGCAGCTTTTGAAGCCAAAACGGTGGCGACGGCTTCACCAATATTACCGTGGTTGTCGCAAACGGGATCTGTCTTGGCATGGTTGGTGCGGCATTGTCTTGTTGGCCTGCGATTTTTGGGGCGACATCTTTGGTATTGCACTCAGGCCTTGGCGCGAGCATTACAACGCTGGACCCCACTGCTGTGGAATGGCCTGACTCGCTATGCGCAATTTTTGCGCCCTTACGGTAAAACGGCGCTGCAAGCGACTCGTTCGGCATTTCGCCGGCTGCCGCAACGGGTTCAGTTGCTGATTGTGCTGCTTGCAGCAGCAGGGGCGCTGTGGGCGATTTGGCCTAGCCAGCCAGCGGTTGAGCTGGAATTAAGCCCGGCCGTATCGAATAGTGTTGAAGACAGCAATGGCGATGCAAATCAATTGCAGGCTGAGCATCAGCAACGTAGTCAGTTATTAGAGAGTATGGCCGAGCAACAGGCTTTGGCTCAAGGCGAAGAGGGCACAAATCAAGTTCAGGCCAAGCAAGAAACCGCACCGATTGATCAATTTGACGCAGATGCACCGCGTGCCGAGCCAGAATCAATTGATCAGCAAGCGAATGTGTCTGGCTCGCTAAAACAGGCGGGGCAAGAAATTAAACAGGATGTCAAAGGGGTGTTCAATTGTATTCTGGGGCAAGGAAATTGCCCGAAGACGAATACCCAGGCTAATCATCAAACTGATCAACGGCGTCCTTAATGCAATTTGGGCAAGCTATTGCTTGCCCAATCAAAGCCATTTTATGCTGCAAGCTGGCTCAATAATTTGCCATGGATACCGCCAAAACCACCATTGCTCATCACTAAAATTTGATCGCCGGCACGCGCTTCAGCGACAATTGCTGCAATCAATTGATCTAAATCACTAAAACTATGCGCTTTTTCCCCTAACGGCGCGAGTGCTTCGGCAGGATCCCAGCCCAGATTAGCGCCGTAGCAAAACACCACATCGGCCTCGGTCAAACTCGCTGGCAGCGCCGCTTTCATCGTGCCCAGTTTCATCGTGTTCGAGCGCGGCTCTAGCACCGCCAAGATGCGTTGTGTGCCGACTTTCGCGCGCAAGCCAGCAACTGTAGTGGTAATTGCTGTCGGGTGGTGGGCAAAATCGTCGTACACGGTAATTCCGTTCACTGTGCCTTTGACTTCCATGCGGCGTTTGACGTTTTCAAAGCGGGATAGCGCATCAATCGCCACTTGCGGCGTGACGCCAACGTGACGCGCCGCGGCAATCGCGGCCAAAGCATTGTGCGCATTGTGTTCGCCCATCAACGACCACACGAGGCGGCCTTGTTGCTCGCCATTAAACAGCACGTCAAAACCATCGGAATAAATCTCGCCTAAGGCCCAGCCTTGCGCGTCAGCAAACTGCTCCACTTCAGACCAGCAGCCGCGCTCCAATACGCGCTGCAGGCTGTCCTCTTTGCCATTCACAATCACGCGGCCTTGGCCAGGAATGGTGCGCACCAGATGGTGAAATTGCGTTTCAATCGCGCTCAGATCGGCAAAAATATCGGCGTGATCAAATTCCAGATTATTCAAAATCGCAGTGCGCGGGCGGTAGTGGACGAATTTGCTGCGCTTATCAAAAAAAGCCGTGTCGTATTCGTCCGCTTCAATGACAAAAAACGGTGACGTGCTGGCCGCATCTTGGCGCGGCGTGCCCGGAGCGCGCGCCGAAACGCCGAAGTTTTCCGGAATCCCGCCAACCAAAAAGCCCGGCGCTAAACCGGCGTCTTCCAAAATCCACGCCAGCATTGAGGTGGTGGTGGTTTTGCCGTGCGTGCCAGCGACTGCCAATACCCATTTATCGCGCAGCAAATGTTCGCCCAGCCACTGTGGGCCAGAGGTATAGGGTAATCCGGCGTTGAGGATTGCCTCCATCAGCGGCATACCCCGCTTAACCACATTGCCGATCACAAATAGATCAGGCTTGAGCGCAAGTTGTTCTTCGCCAAAACCTTCGATTAATTCAATCCCAAGGCTTTCGAGCTGGGTCGACATCGGCGGGTAAACGTTGGCATCACATCCCGTCACTTTATGGCCTGCCTCACGAGCCAATGCGGCAATGCCGCCCATAAAAGTGCCGCAAATACCGAGAATGTGAATATGCATAATGCGATCCTCTTACCGAGTGCGAGTAATCGGTAATATTGAATTGGAATAAAAAGATGCATCATTGTATCGAACTTGCTTGGCGTAGTCTGCGCCAACACTTACAATCACTTTTCCAAGTATTAGCTTTTCCTTAGGTAGCTTTCAGATGTCTTCAGCAACACCGGTCAATCCGGTCGAAATTGCCCGTATTGCGCTCAAACGATTATCGGAGCGCGGCCTGCCACCGACACCTGAAAATTATGCGCAATTTTATAACGCGATTGTCACGATCAAAGCCCCTGAAAGCAAAACGGCGACCGAGATGCAATTGGCGTGGCAAGTGCTATATAAGCTCGATGATGCTGCGCATGATATGGGGGTAATGACCGAGGGCTTGCTGACCAATCTCTCTGGCTCGACCTCGGTGATGCAGCAAAGCCTGGGTGATCTGCACGCGGTGCGCGAAGCGCATGCGGCGCAAGCGGTCTCGCCTGAAGAGACGCATGCCACGCTGGAAGATTTACTGAATGTGGTGATTAGCACCACGCACAATGTACATTCAACGGTGACGACATCGCATGCGGATTTGCAAACCATCCGTGATTCGATTCGCCATATTGAAGAAGACCTTGCGTTTAATCGCAAAGTGCTCGAGCAAGATGCGCTCACCGGCGCACTTAATCGCCAAGGTTTGGATCATCTGCTCATGCGTGAAGTGAAACGCGCACAGCGGAATGATGCGCGTTTGACTGCAGTGATTATTGATTTGGATGAATTCAAATCAATTAATGATCGCTTTACGCATTTGGTGGGTGATCAGGTGTTGGTGCATATGGCCAATCTAACCAAGGCGGTCTTGCGTGAATCGGATATTTTGGTGCGCTACGGTGGCGAAGAATTTTTAATTCTATTGGTTGATACGGATAACAAAGGCGCGGCGTATGTGGTGGATCGTTTACGTCTGGTTGCGGGTAGAACGCCGTATATGCATCACGCGCAGCGTATTGAAGTGCGCTTTTCGGCTGGGATTGCGCAATTGCGTAATGATGAAAATGGCCGAGCGATGGTTTTGCGTGCCGATGAAGCGTTATACCGCGCAAAAAATAGCGGGCGTGGCAAAACTGAAGTGGCCGAATAATCTGCAGAATCGAGATCTGCATCCTATTAAGCCCAGCCTGTGCGCTGGGCTTCGTATTTACAGCAGGGCGTGATAGCCGTTGCGAATTACGATGATCGCAAAATAAACATACAGCAAGGCCGACATGATATGGCAGCCTTGCTTAAACCTAGCCCCCATGGTCTGACCGCCATGATGGGCGGCCAAGGCGATAAACACAGTCCACGCGACGCCGCCCAGAAAGAAGCCGCTCAGAAAATCGATGGTACTCAAGAGCGTGCCATCTGTCGCTTGTGCGATTAGCGTGCCGCCAACTGCGGCGAACCACAGTATCGACGTTGGGGAAGCCATCGCGAGTGTTAATCCGCGCGAAAATAGATGGCGGCGGCTTGGTAGGGCCGGGTGCTCACCTTCGGCACGGCTTGCATCGCGCAAAGCTTCACGCGCCATTTTAAAGGCCAGATAGAGTAGTAAAGAACCGCCGCCGAGCCACGTTAGCCACTGTACCCACGCAAATTGCAGCAAAAAGCTCATCCCTGCTAGCGCCAAAATGGCGTAGGCCAGATCGCCAAAGCACGAGCCAAAGCCCATCCACAGCGCAGCTTTGCGGCCGTATTTGAGCGTCACATCGATCATCGCAACATTAACGATACCAATATCCAGACACAGAGACAGTGAAAGTAAAAAGCCGGTGAAAAAAGTATCCATCGCGCTAGCTTACTGCTGCACTTCGCGCGTGGATATTGGGGATTTGGCTAGTTGCTTGGAGTATTGCTCTGTAGGCTATTTCAGATCTGGCCTACAGAGCAATACCTTAGTTTCGCCAGAAGGCGGTTGTGAATAAAATCAAGACCGAGAAGATTTCCAAGCGACCCAGCAGCATCGTAAAGCTGCACACCCAAGTTTGAAAGTCGGTCAACCCGGCATAATTGCTGGCCGGGCCCACTTCCCCCAAGCCAGGGCCTGCATTATTGATGCAGGCAATGATGGCCGAAAAGCTACTGATAAAATCCAAGCCCGACAGCAATAACACAAAGGTCAGTACCACGATGCTGGCAAAATAGATAAAGACAAAACCCATTACCGAAAATAGGATCGAATTGGGAATAATTTGGCCATTAACCCGCAGTGGGTGTACGCCTTGTGGGTGCAGTAGCGTGGACATTTGGCGCGATACTTCGCGTACTTGAATCATTGTGCGGATCATTTTAATCCCGCCGCCCGTTGAACCTGCGCACGCTGTAACGCAAGATAAAAACAGCATCACCAGCGGCACCAAGATCGGCCACGCGCCAAAATCGACGCTGGCAAAGCCGCAATCGGTGGCGAGCGACACCAAATTAAACGCCACATGACGCAGTGCGGTTAGAAATTCAGGGTAAGTGTTTTGCCAAACCAGATATGCGGCGCAACCGAGTGTGGAGACCACAATCAGCATGAGCATCGCTTTAAATTCGCTGTCTTTGGCGTAGACCGACAGTTTGCGCCCCGAGAGCGCGAAATAATGCGTGGCAAAATTGGTCGCAGCCAGCAGCATAAAAACGATCAAAATGCCTTCGATCACTGGCGAATTAAAATAGCCGACGCTTGCGTCTTTGGTCGAAAAACCGCCGAGGCACAAGGCGGCAAAGGCGTGGCAAACTGCATCGAGCCAGCTCATGCCGCCTACGTATTTCAGTAGTAAAGCGCAAATCAGCGTGAGGCCGGCGTAAATTAACCACAAATTGCGTGCCGTTTCGTGGATGCGCGGCGTGAGTTTGCTGTCTTTAATTGGACCTGGTGTTTCGGCTTTAAATAGCTGCATACCCCCTACACCTAATAGCGGCAAGATCGCTACAGCCAATACGATGATACCCATACCACCTAGCCAGTTTAGTAGGTGACGCCACAGATTGATCGAAGGCGGCAAATGATCCAGCCCCGTAAACACCGTCGCCCCCGTGGTGCTGAGTGCCGACATGGTTTCAAAGTAGGCATCGGTAAAGCTGGTGTTGGGGTTAAATAACAATAGCGGCACCGCCGCGACCGCAGGAAGCAAGCTCCAGACACCGACCACAAGTACAAAGCCGTCGCGTGAGCGCATTTCGCGTTTGTATTTGCGCGTAAGCACAATCGTGCTCAGGCTGACTAGCAGTAGCGCAGCCAGTGAGTCGATGAACGGCCATAAACCGGCATCATTATTCCACCACGCGACAATGATCGGCACGATGATCGAGAGTGAAAACAGCGCAGAAACGCGTGCCAAAACATTGACGGTGGGGAGAAGGCGTTGCGAAAGCGTCATTTAGAAGAACCCAATTTTGACGGCAAAGAGTTGCTCAATAGCGCGAATGTGATTTTTGTTGTCGATAAACACGACCACATGGTCTTCGTTTTCAATCACGGTATCATGGTGCGCCATAATGACCTGTTCGCCACGAATGACCGCGGCCAAATTGGCGCCTTGTGGTAGTTTGATTTCTTCAACTCGCCGACCAACCACGCGCGAATTGCTGCGATCACCATGCGCAATCAATTCGATCGCCTCGGCCTCGCCACGGCGCAGGCTATGCACGGCCACGATATCGCCTTGACGAACGTGAGTGAGTAGGGCGCCAATGGTGGCTTGGGCTGGCGAAATCGCCACGTCGATTTTTCCGCCTTGCAATAAATCAACGTAGCGCGAGCGATTGATAATCGCGACGACTTTACGCGCACCCATTTGTTTGGCCAATAAAGACGACATGATGTTGTCTTCGTCGTCGGAAGTTAGCGCCAAGAAGAGATCGCAGCGATCGACTTGCTCGTTGTCGAGCAGATTTTCATCGGTGGCTTCACCGCGCAAAATTAGGCATTTAGGTAAATGCTCTGCCAGCCATTGTGCACGCTCACGGTTGATTTCGATGATTTTGACTTGATAGTCGTCGGCCAAAACTTGCGCAAGTCGATAGCCGACATTGCCGCCACCGCAAATCGTGATGCGCTTAATGGCTTGCTCGGTTGCACGTAGCAAGGACAACACCGTGCGAATGTCTTTGCGTGCGGCTAAAAAGAAAACCTCATCACCCACGCTGAGTGTTGTCGCTCCATCAGGGTTGATCCGCTTGTTTTTGCGATAGATCGACACGACCCGACAATCGACCTCATCGAGGTATTGCGCCATCGTTGCAAGATCTTTGCCATCCATGCGAGAGCCTGCTTCAACACGAACTGCCACCATTTTGGCGCGTGCCTTGCCAAAATCGAGCACTTGCAGCGCTTCGGGAGTGGCGACTAAACGTGCCAATAAATCGGTGACAATCTGCGCCGGCGTAATAATATGGTCAATCGCAAACCCATCGGTATTGAATAATTCTGCGTGCGATAGAATGTCTTGGTCGCGAATACGCCCCAAACGGGTTGGAATATTAAACAGCCGATGCGCCATTTTGCAGGCGACCATATTGAGCTCGTCGGATGGGGTGACGGCCAGTAACAGATCGGCATCTGCTGCGCCAGCATTGGCTAAGGTCACTGGGTTGGCGGCGTGCCCGACTAAAGTTTTTAGATCGAGTTTGTCGGCCAAAGGCTGGAGATTGCTGGCATTTTCATCCACGATGGTGACGTTGTAGTTTTCGCGAACTAATTGCTCGGCAACCGAAGTGCCGACCCGGCCTGCGCCGAGGATCAGGATATTGGGCATAGCTACTCCAGCGGGATCACCGCCACAAGTTGCAACGCCGACGATGGGAGATTCGTCGGCGCTGTCGGGGTTAAATTACGCTTCTTCTAGATTGCGCAATTTACGGGGCATTTGTATCCCCAGTTGTTTCAGTTTTCGATACAGGTGCGTGCGCTCGAGGCCAATACGCTCGGCAACACGGCTCATATTGCCATTCGATAGCTCGATTTGGCGTTCCAAGTAAAAGCGCTCGAATTGATCACGCGCTTCACGCAATGGCAAATCCAAGTCGATTTGCGGCAATGGCATTGCTTGTTGGATTTCTGTGGTGGCGACTTGCGATTCTGGTGAGAGTTGAGCCAATAAGCGGCTAACTGGCAAGATATCAATATCGCCATCACGCCCCGTCAAAGCCAAACTTTTCACCACATTCGCAAGCTGATCGATATTGCCAGGCCATTCTTGCTGGCTGAGCAATTGCAAGGCCGATTTCGAGAAGCGACGAACGCCCAATTTATTCACGGCAACAGTTTGTGCCAGCAGGTTTTCCGCCAGACTCGGGATGTCTTCCGCGTGGTTGCGTAGCGCTGGTACTGGCACAATAATTTGCGTCAGCTGGCGAAGTAACTCAGGCTCAATCAGACCGGTTAATTGATCTAGTGGGCGAGTTGACGCCGTTACCAATCGAACTTTGTGCTTTTCAAGCTTCGGAATCAGATTGAGTAAACCGGTTTGCGCTTTACGATCCAACCAAGCAATATCGCGGACAAAAATTGTGCCGCCTGCCGCGCGAGTCAACATGTCTTGCGGTGGGAGTGCCAATTCTTCATTTGAGTTTGGCGCGACGAAACCGCCCCCTGTGCGGGTGAGATGACGGGCGCATGCTTCAAAACCAGAGCCAGGTTCACCGGTTAAGATCAGAGGCAGGGACTGACTTGCAACTTGGTCAAGTGCCTCGCGCAGCGCATTAATCGTGCTGCTCGTTCCCAGGCTCTGCAGACCCTGCGTTGGCTTTACCGAGTGAGCGGGTTGCGAAAATGCGCGCTTCACTGCGGCTAGCAATTTTTGCAAGCCAATGGGTTTTTCTAAAAAGTCGAGTGCGCCGATGCGAGTGGCTTCAACGGCGGTGTCGACCGTTGCGTGCCCAGACATCATGACGACCGGCATCGTGAGTTGGCCATTACGCGCCCATTCTTTGAGTAGCGTCACACCATCGGTGTCCGGCATCCAAATGTCGAGTAGTACCAGCTTTGGTTCAGCTTGGTTACGGTATTTACGTGCAGCCTCAGCATTTTCAGCGAGTGCAACGCTATACCCTTCATCCAGTAAGATCTCAGATAAAAGTTCGCGAATACCAACTTCATCATCAACGATCAGAATTTCTTGATTAACCACTTATTGTTTCCTCCCAGAGCGGCAACTCGATCCGAACGTAAGCGCCAGTGGCATTGCCCACCTGAACCCGCCCGTGATGTTCTTCAATAATTTTTTTAACAATGGCCAAACCCAAACCCGTGCCCTTGGTTTTTGACGTGACATACGGCTCAAAAACGCGGGGTAGCAAATCGGCAGGGAAGCCTTTGCCGCTATCTTCGATATAAAGACGCGCCCATTTTTCGTCTTTTTCGAGAATAAGGCAAATCTGTTTTTCATCGACCTCTGCAATTGCGTCTTGTGCATTCTGTAATAGGTTGTGAATGACTTGACGTAAATGGGTGGCGTCGCCGTTGACCATCAGCGAGTCATGGACTCGGAATTCACGAATCACCGGTGACGCTTCGTACAACACTAGGACTTCCTTGACCAAGGCCATAAAGTCCAGTGGTTTCTTTTTGCCCGACGGTTTGCGCGCATAATCGCGGAAGGCATCGACCATTTGTTTCAGTGCCGCAACTTGCTTGATGATGGTTTGCGTGTTGCGGGTTAAGAAATCTGCGCCAGTTTGGTCGAGTTTGTCGACCAATTTAATTTCCATCCGCTCGGCGGAAAGTTGAATTGGCGTGAGCGGATTTTTAATTTCGTGCGCTAAGCGGCGTGCTACTTCACCCCAAGCAGCATCACGCTGCGCGGATAACAGCTCGGTAATGTCGTCAAATACCAAAACATAGCCGTGCAAGTCTTCGGCGCCGTCGATGATTTGCGTTAACCGAGTGCCGCGTACCAGTAAGACACGTTTTTCATCGGCCAAATCAATTTGGCGCTGCCACACTTCTTCGTCGGATAAAAAGCCGTGAATGGTGTGCGCGGCAAATGCGGTGAGCGCCGGGTAGCTTTCGTTCCAGCGTGATAAGGGTTGACCAATGATACGCTCTGGATCCAAGCCCAAAATGCGCGAGGCGCTTTGATTAATCGATTTGAGTTGCCATTCTTCGTCAAATGACAATACACCGGCAGAGAGGGACGCTAAGATCGCCTCAACATAGGCTTTGGCTTCGGCTTGTTCAGCTTGGTTTTCTTCCAGCTTGTCTCGTGCATCGGCCAGCTGCCGTGTCATGCGATTAAACGAGTGAGTTAAAATACCCAGCTCATCGCGGCTGATCACGGGGTGTTGCTGCGTAAAATCGCCTTGCGCTACCGCGCGTGTTCCCGCCGCTAAAACACCCAGCGGGGCTGCTAGTTTGTCTGATAAATAAATTGCCAGAGCCAGCGCGCCTAACAGTGCAATGGTTAATGCAATGGTGAGGGTCAGGCTGTAAATGATTTTCAGCCCTTGTCGTGATTGTGAGAGCTGTTTGTAATCACTGCGGACTTGTTCAACCAATTCGGCATCTTGCGCTAATTGTGCCGGCACCGGCTGCATTAATTGCAATAAACGGGTGCGATTGCCGATTTCCCCTTCGGGCATCGGCACGATGACCCGCATCATTAACCCATTTAAATCTGATTTTTCCAGCCCGCGATAACTGCCACGTAAAGCCTCACGGACTAACTCGCGGGAGGGTAATTGCGGAATCAATGCCGCATATTCGTTACCAACGTTGGCATACAACTGGTTGTTGTCATCAAACAACGTAATTTCTTGGACGCCAGTTTGCTCGCGCAATTTGGATAGACGAGCAAACACCGAGCTTTCACTATTGTCGTGTACATCCCACGCAATAACGCTGGCTTTGCGCTCAAGCTCGCCTAGCTGAAAATCGATCGCATTGCGCCCCAAATTCAATCCACGATCAAGCGCGTTATCAACACGAACGTCGAACCAAGCTTCAATGGAGCGATTTAAAAATTGAACAGAGAGGGTGTAGACCAAAGCTCCTGGTAGCACCGCCACCAGCGCGAACATAAACACCATGCGCAAGGTGAGCCGCGAGCCAAACACCTTGCGTTTGACGCGTTTAACTAACCGAGTGAGGCGGGTGCCGACCAGAAGGGCCATACCCAATAGGAGTGCTACATTGAGCCCAAGTACTAAGCCGTAGTAGTTAGAAAATTGTGAGGTATTGCTAGATGCGGTTGCTAGCAAAAATAATAAAACAGCGGCTAAACAAGCGATTAATAACAGCCAGCGTTTCACTGCTCAATCTCCGCTTCTGCGCTCAACACCTGCAGCTCATTCCAATTGGATTCCAGCTGCCAATTGGCGTTGCCAATGGTGCTAACTTGATAGGTTTTCGGCAGTTGTGAGCCATCTAGTCGCAGTCGAATTCGCCCAGCGAAATCCTCAGGATCGATGTTGGCGTTATCGAGAACTTTCCAATGTTTTAGTTGTCCTAACACTGCTAGCGCTTCTTCGAGTGAGTTGAAGTGGCGTGTAACGGAATTTGAAGCTACGCGATACTGTTTGGTGAGAGGCAGGTAGCTAAGACGCAATGCGAGTTGTGCATTAGGGCCAAAACCTTCGGCCACTTGGCGATACCAAGCATACATTCTGGGTTTGCTGAGTTTGAACTCGTATACAAAAGGAAGTGTTAAGCCATTTTTAAGGGCGTCTTCCAGATCGCTATTGAGTACCACGCTATATTTGGCGAAAAGCTCTATCTGTTGCGGTTTGACTGAGGCTTCCATTTTGGTGCCGCGAATTTCAGCGGCATGCCCCTGCTGGATGGCTAAGAGCAATAGTAGGCAGGCGCTAAAATAGCGCCAGCTCATACGCGCCATTGTGTTAAACGGCTTTGGTAAATAAAGCGTAGTAAAAACCATCATGCTCTGAATTGGGTAGTAGCTGACCCTCGCTGAGGTCGGCTGGAATATATTCGCTACTCAAAACTTCCCATTGCGCATCAGGGTGGCGCGCGGCAAAGGCTTGGGCAGACAATCTGTTTTCCACAGGAAACACAGAGCACGTAGCGTACAGTAGTTTGCCGCCTGACGCTATGAGTGGCCAAAGCTGGTCCAGCATTTTTTCTTGTTGACGTGCAAATTCAGCAAAATCTTCAGGTCGACGCAACCATTTTATATCAGGGTGGCG from Chitinibacter sp. SCUT-21 encodes the following:
- a CDS encoding NAD+ synthase; amino-acid sequence: MKIALAQINPIVGDLAGNTELILAAAREAQAAGADILLTPELALTGYPPEDLLLRPAFLKQCKQAIGRFIDEVDGITLVIGHPSGVAGDEVFNSASVIRDGNLLGRYDKLLLPNNAVFDEVRYFTPGFSPLVFEQDGVQVGIAICEDIWDTEPAAAARDEGAELLLVLNASPFHQAKQETRREVARQRVEENGFPIVYCNLVGGQDELVFDGHSFALNKSGELVLQAPAYQNLITYCEYSAGDLLPSKVEADTSIEESIYGALVQGVKDYIGKNRFPGILLGLSGGIDSALTLAIAVDALGAERCHAVMMPSRYTADISVTDSRAMIDILGCKYSEIEIWPMYESMMAGLADEFAGTDMDTTEENLQSRIRGMLLMSLSNKTGKLVLTTGNKSEMTTGYATLYGDMAGGFAVLKDVAKTMVYRLSNWRNQQAIAKGQAAPIPERIITRPPSAELRPDQKDQDSLPEYDVLDAILAAYVEENLSIADIIARGYAEADVNKVVRLLKINEYKRRQAPVGPRITERSFGKDWRMPITQRFTL
- a CDS encoding serine/threonine protein kinase → MSQAKIAHYQLQSRLGKGAMGVVFRARDERLERDVAIKLLQVNLESDEAADYAARLLQEARSAARLNHPGIITVYDCGEWRSKSYLAMELVHGITLKDLLEKRGQLSIRQVVSIARQMFAALGHAHRHKVIHRDIKPGNLMLTKEGRLKITDFGIAQLPASDLTRTGTILGSPRYMSPEQLAGKKLDGRADLYSAGVVLYQCLTGKAPFDGETTMNIVYQVLHTTPPAPHELRPEVPRVLSDLVMRCIDKHADQRFSSLDAALAALLGGDVSPQRAELAPEDPTEAFHTSDAAFEAKTVATASPILPWLSQTGSVLAWLVRHCLVGLRFLGRHLWYCTQALARALQRWTPLLWNGLTRYAQFLRPYGKTALQATRSAFRRLPQRVQLLIVLLAAAGALWAIWPSQPAVELELSPAVSNSVEDSNGDANQLQAEHQQRSQLLESMAEQQALAQGEEGTNQVQAKQETAPIDQFDADAPRAEPESIDQQANVSGSLKQAGQEIKQDVKGVFNCILGQGNCPKTNTQANHQTDQRRP
- the mpl gene encoding UDP-N-acetylmuramate:L-alanyl-gamma-D-glutamyl-meso-diaminopimelate ligase, translating into MHIHILGICGTFMGGIAALAREAGHKVTGCDANVYPPMSTQLESLGIELIEGFGEEQLALKPDLFVIGNVVKRGMPLMEAILNAGLPYTSGPQWLGEHLLRDKWVLAVAGTHGKTTTTSMLAWILEDAGLAPGFLVGGIPENFGVSARAPGTPRQDAASTSPFFVIEADEYDTAFFDKRSKFVHYRPRTAILNNLEFDHADIFADLSAIETQFHHLVRTIPGQGRVIVNGKEDSLQRVLERGCWSEVEQFADAQGWALGEIYSDGFDVLFNGEQQGRLVWSLMGEHNAHNALAAIAAARHVGVTPQVAIDALSRFENVKRRMEVKGTVNGITVYDDFAHHPTAITTTVAGLRAKVGTQRILAVLEPRSNTMKLGTMKAALPASLTEADVVFCYGANLGWDPAEALAPLGEKAHSFSDLDQLIAAIVAEARAGDQILVMSNGGFGGIHGKLLSQLAA
- a CDS encoding GGDEF domain-containing protein; translation: MSSATPVNPVEIARIALKRLSERGLPPTPENYAQFYNAIVTIKAPESKTATEMQLAWQVLYKLDDAAHDMGVMTEGLLTNLSGSTSVMQQSLGDLHAVREAHAAQAVSPEETHATLEDLLNVVISTTHNVHSTVTTSHADLQTIRDSIRHIEEDLAFNRKVLEQDALTGALNRQGLDHLLMREVKRAQRNDARLTAVIIDLDEFKSINDRFTHLVGDQVLVHMANLTKAVLRESDILVRYGGEEFLILLVDTDNKGAAYVVDRLRLVAGRTPYMHHAQRIEVRFSAGIAQLRNDENGRAMVLRADEALYRAKNSGRGKTEVAE
- a CDS encoding LysE family translocator, which encodes MDTFFTGFLLSLSLCLDIGIVNVAMIDVTLKYGRKAALWMGFGSCFGDLAYAILALAGMSFLLQFAWVQWLTWLGGGSLLLYLAFKMAREALRDASRAEGEHPALPSRRHLFSRGLTLAMASPTSILWFAAVGGTLIAQATDGTLLSTIDFLSGFFLGGVAWTVFIALAAHHGGQTMGARFKQGCHIMSALLYVYFAIIVIRNGYHALL